The DNA sequence TTGAAAATGACTATTACTTGACGCTCACTCCCCCGAGCACCGTCAGCATTTGGCAAGAGCGTGAGTTTCTAGTGATTGTTGGCATACCCTCTGTTGATAGGGACGAGTGGCAGAAGCGACGGAACCTTCAACGGCGGACTTGTTGGCAATACGCTGGCGTGGCTACCTTAGAAAACAACTTTACAGGTGAGCTTCTCCCGCTGTACCTCCTCGCACCACATCAATTAAACGGGTACGAAATCTCAGAATCGCTGCGGGATGAGGCTTCACGAACAAATGACGTGGTTATGCTTCCAACCAATGATGTGTGTTCTCTCGCACGAAGGAAAATTGGTGAAGGTGGAAGCTGGGGAGTTGAGTCAGAGCTTGTGATGAGCCGCAAGACCTTCCTTTGGCTTCAGTTTGCCGTTACCGCCTTTCCAAATGTAAGTTATATTGTGAAAGGTGACGACGATGTGTTTGTCCGTGTACCGCAGTATCTCGCGGACCTCCGTGTGATGCCTCGTAATGGATTATATATGGGCCGTGTCTATGGTGCCACATTCTTCTGGAGGTCGGGTGGGATACCATTCGCTGCAGGATACTTCACTACCTTTTCCAGAGatgttgcagaagctgttgCCTCCTACAGGCCTCTTGAACGACTTTTGAAGGCACCCTACTCCATATGGCGTATGAGGCAGTACCTTTCCATGAGTGTGTTGCATGAGGATGTAATGAGTGCTTTAGTGCTGCAAGATAAGATCAGGTATAAGGGCCTGATCATTGCCAACGCAGCAGGGTGTCACTTTcacaacaaagcaaaagaagacaTCAGGGAGGCAGTGAGCAATAGATCTGTTGTAGTCCACCATATAAGGGAAGAAGACTACGAGGTTCTGATGGATCATTTTTCTAACATTTCGGAACGACCTCAGCCATACGGCGTCAGGTGGCTACGGAATGACCGCGCTATGGTTCTGTGCTAACTTAACCCGGTGCCTCGAAGAGACACGCGTTTTACTCAcccctatttttttcttaacaTTTGTTGGTTAGCggtttatatgttttttataattttttgacATGAGTCTatctatttgtttatttattgcgattatttgttttattttcatcgTCATACCAAGTGGCAGTGTTCGCATACCTGGAAGGTGATGTAACAGCGCTGAAACTTTTGTTTGACCTCCGTGTATCTCATTATTTGTCGAGTTTCCATGCACACGACCGCATAACCACACCATGCATGGTGGCTTGTGTTCTTATCTTCCTTTAAGTGGAGCACGTCCAAACCTCCTTGTGTATACATCCTGTTAGGAGTATGAGCAATTGGTGAATCAAGCACAACCCAGTGATGTGGGTTGTTGTGCAAAGACGTAACGCTGTATAATAGAAATGTGCCCTTTATGGGTAACAGAGTAGTGTTTTGAACAACTTTCTCGCCTTGCTCTCTCATCCCTTGTTCATTCCCCTCCAATCATGTGACAGCATTTAGTGTTACCCATTGAGATGACGTTTTGAAAGATGTACTGGACTACACTTTAATTGCAGAAATACTTTGGTACCGttagaagaggaaaaggcgTCTGCACCTATCAACGTGGACGAGTGCCTGAGGCTCACTGCCCCGAGCACCGTCAGCATTTGGCAAGAGCGTGAGTTTCTAGTGATTGTTGGCATACCCTCTGTTGATAGGGACGAGTGGCAGAAGCGACGGAACCTTCAACGGCGGACTTGTTGGCAATACGCTGGCGTGGCTACCTTAGAAAACAACTTTACAGGTGAGCTTCTCCCGCTGTACCTCCTCGCACCACATCAATTAAACGGGTACGAAATCTCAGAATCGCTGCGGGATGAGGCTTCACGAACAAATGACGTGGTTATGCTTCCAACCAATGATGTGTGTTCTCTCGCACGAAGGAAAATTGGTGAAGGTGGAAGCTGGGGAGTTGAGTCAGAGCTTGTGATGAGCCGCAAGACCTTCCTTTGGCTTCAGTTTGCCGTTACCGCCTTTCCAAATGTAAGTTATATTGTGAAAGGTGACGACGATGTGTTTGTCCGTGTACCGCAGTATCTCGCGGACCTCCGTGTGATGCCTCGTAATGGATTATATATGGGCCGTGTCTATGGTGCCACATTCTTCTGGAGGTCGGGTGGGATACCATTCGCTGCAGGATACTTCACTACCTTTTCCAGGGatgttgcagaagctgttgCCTCCTACAGGCCTCTTGAACGACTCTTGAAGGCACCCTACTCCATATGGCGTATGAGGCAGTACCTTTCCATGAGTGTGTTGCATGAGGATGTAATGAGTGCTTTAGTGCTGCAAGATAAGATCAGGTATAAGGGCCTGATTATTGTTGACGCCGCACCTTGTCACTTTCATAACGCAGGCAAGGGTGATGTTGCGCAACACTTTACGAGTGTGTGTCTTCCGCCATGTGATGGAAAGTTAGGGCCATTTCTACGCACGATTCGCCGGCGTTTTGGTGGAACGGCAAAGCTTCCTTGTTGGCCtgaggaagagaataatTATTTAACCAGAAATTCACCGGTATATATCGTTTACGTTATCCATCCAGTTAAACCGTAGAGTCAAAAGTATTGTCTCTAATGCGTTGATGTGTGTGTCCACACGGCTCTAACTGCTCTTCGTTAACTGTTGTTTGGTCAGTAAATGTCGCGGAGTGTAATGGCATGAGGGCATAATTGTACATCTTTACTAATTTTGATGGGTGTGCTGGGCGATGGCGTGGGCATGTCCCTGAACGGTAGTATTATTTTGACGTTGAGTCTAATTAGatgacgttttttttcccagtGGTTGATGTTGGCAGCTATCTTGAACGGTGGTCGACTTCCTTTTAAGGTACCAATTCAGTCGACCCGACGGTAGGCTTTTAAGCAGTAGCACCAGGATGGTCAATAGTCGCTGGTTGGAACGACTTTTTCCTCTGTTTAGTTATGTGTCTCAGGTGCCACCTCCAAATGTTTTACTTTCTATTGTGCCCTACCACATTTTTGATCTGGTTGCAAAAGGTGATTGGTGCGGTTGTTTGGTGAGTTGCGTGCCGACTACGTGAATGCCCCTACGTGATGTGTTGCTCCCTTATTTTTTAGACCTGTTATTTCTGTAAGAGGTTACTGGGGGTGCACTTGTCCATCCACCGATGACACCAATTCATTCACATTGGGGCAACCGGCGTGCCTCTTGTGGGAGGGCAGCCGACCGACTTCTACGTTCGTTTTTGTATGGTAGAGTGTGCTGTCATTTGGCGCTGTCCTAAATATAAAGTCCGGGATTCGGTGGCTGGCTGCGCTTATCCGTTGCGTATGCTCATGTATTATGTATGCgtgttccttcacttccttttacGTGGTATTGCACCCTGTTGGATGCGCTGTTAGGTGAggtgttcttttttctttttcttttgtaaagTGTTAATCTGTCTTATATCATTCAGCTTATGCCTCAGGTGGATCTCGTTAAACTCTTGCAAATATGTGTGAATGGCGCTTTGGCTGCGCAGCAGTACATTCTGCTCGATCTGATTCAGCTTCGCAGTTTGGAAGTATCCCGTCGTGACGTGTGTATAGCGGATTTGGACCAGCAGGAAATTGCGCGGTTGCGTGCCCGTCTGAAAGCTGCGGTTTCGGTTGATGTGAAGGGGAAGCTCGAGTATAAAGAGGGTGGCTCCGTTGATGACCTCGTGACAACTGCGGATGTCGTCACTCAGGGCTTAATGGAGCGCCTCCTCGCTGAGGCATTCCCGGATACGCCCTTTACTATTattggtgaagaagaagcaacaacaactgatGCCATTAAAATACAGGTGGAACGTTGTGTGGAAGCGTTCCGTGACGTGAACGCCGTAGCACCACTGCAAAAAGAACTTGAGGCACATGCCTCCAGTGATTCGCGGCACGTGTCAGCATCAACCGTGGAGGAGCTCCGCGCTCGCGTTGGGGTATTCATTGACCCAATCGATGCCACAAGCTGCTTCGTTGACGGGACGTGGGGTGCCCCAATGACGCTTGTTGGGATCACAGTTGACGGTGTACCGGTTGCCGGTGTTTCCAatcgttttttttacagCACTGTTGATGACTTAACTTCGGGCGGTAATGCCGGATGTACGGGTCTATCATACGTGTGGAATGACCCCTCTGCGGGACCTTTTATTGTGCACGAGGGACGGCTGGCGACTCCTCTTTGGTCACTCGGAAGGAAGACGACCAGCAACCTTGCCATGCTACGTGTTATTCGTTCTGGCACAACCAGTAATAAGCGCTTCGAGCAGTTGTTGGCCCGACTGCAGCCCGTTGAGCCTCGAAGTGCTCGGGGCGCTGGCAATAAGTTGATGCTTCTTGTTGTCTCTATGCTCGCGGCATCAGATGGGGCGGCTGCCGCTGCATGCGACGTATTCTTGGCCCCACCTAACAGCATCAGCAAGTGGGACACATGCGCTGCTCACGCTTTCCTTCTGGCGCTAGGAGGTGATATGCGTACACTGCGGGGAGAACTCATCCGGTACCCGCTGCGAGGCACAACTAATCTCAAAACCCTTCCTGACGGGGTCGTTGGTTTGACGCGATGGTCGATGACGGAAGGCCTTCGGCGTTTGGGATGGCAGTAGTCGCTACAGGAAATCAATAAATCGTTATTgcccctttttaaaaaagaaaacaaaagaaaattcaaCTTAGTCATATGAACGTATGGTCTAATGTCCCATCAACGGTAGAGTAATGCGCGTAGGAATGCAGTTCACCTATGTCCATGtccatgttttgttttgtttatcctaCTTTGGCGGGGAGGGCGGTCGTGGATCGATATTTCCATACAACTTCTGTAATGTTTTGAATATCAACttgttccctcttctttttcgtctGCGCGACTGCCTCCGCAGTTTCCCTATTTCGTTCGTGTTTGTTTCCCCCACTTCGTAGCCATTACATCGGGCCGTttctattgttgttgttgtgtttggccTGTATCGTGAGGACTTGTTGGGTCGCGCAGAACAAGTGAGGAgtgcaaaacaacaaatgccCACGCCACAGcagagtgaaggaaaagaccTGCACCGGCGCTTTGCGGAAGCAGCTAAGGGTGTGACAGAGTTGTACCGCAATGCCACTCTCTCATACAATGCCGGCTATCGAGACGCCCTTCTGTTAGTTGAGCGTTACGCCCTTATCGCAGCACAAAGTGGGGAAGCAACACCGCACGGTGCA is a window from the Trypanosoma brucei brucei TREU927 chromosome 8, complete sequence genome containing:
- a CDS encoding inositol polyphosphate 1-phosphatase, putative, with product MPQVDLVKLLQICVNGALAAQQYILLDLIQLRSLEVSRRDVCIADLDQQEIARLRARLKAAVSVDVKGKLEYKEGGSVDDLVTTADVVTQGLMERLLAEAFPDTPFTIIGEEEATTTDAIKIQVERCVEAFRDVNAVAPLQKELEAHASSDSRHVSASTVEELRARVGVFIDPIDATSCFVDGTWGAPMTLVGITVDGVPVAGVSNRFFYSTVDDLTSGGNAGCTGLSYVWNDPSAGPFIVHEGRLATPLWSLGRKTTSNLAMLRVIRSGTTSNKRFEQLLARLQPVEPRSARGAGNKLMLLVVSMLAASDGAAAAACDVFLAPPNSISKWDTCAAHAFLLALGGDMRTLRGELIRYPLRGTTNLKTLPDGVVGLTRWSMTEGLRRLGWQ
- a CDS encoding UDP-Gal or UDP-GlcNAc-dependent glycosyltransferase, putative, translating into MTQRKVYPPYSWRKPRASVLVLTTTFTMALIIIMWDIYHISEVHSNSSYDLLGTFENDYYLTLTPPSTVSIWQEREFLVIVGIPSVDRDEWQKRRNLQRRTCWQYAGVATLENNFTGELLPLYLLAPHQLNGYEISESLRDEASRTNDVVMLPTNDVCSLARRKIGEGGSWGVESELVMSRKTFLWLQFAVTAFPNVSYIVKGDDDVFVRVPQYLADLRVMPRNGLYMGRVYGATFFWRSGGIPFAAGYFTTFSRDVAEAVASYRPLERLLKAPYSIWRMRQYLSMSVLHEDVMSALVLQDKIRYKGLIIANAAGCHFHNKAKEDIREAVSNRSVVVHHIREEDYEVLMDHFSNISERPQPYGVRWLRNDRAMVLC